In a single window of the Leisingera daeponensis DSM 23529 genome:
- a CDS encoding aldolase/citrate lyase family protein, whose amino-acid sequence MPAPKNPFKQALSQGKRQIGCWMSFAEASTAEIMGTCGFDWLVIDGEHAPNDIRSIRDQLMALAASPSHPVVRVPVGETWMIKQVLDAGAQTVLVPIVESAEQARELVRACHYPPKGVRGVGATAARATMFGSVPEYIQTADQEVCLLVQVENRAGMAALDDILQVEGIDGVFIGPADLSTDMGHQGNSAHPEVREAIADAIRRIKAAGIAPGILGTTDEATQAYAGMGAQFLAVGIDVMVLARNARDLAAKWKAD is encoded by the coding sequence ATGCCCGCGCCCAAGAACCCCTTCAAACAGGCTCTATCTCAGGGCAAACGCCAGATCGGCTGCTGGATGAGCTTTGCCGAGGCCTCCACCGCCGAGATCATGGGCACCTGCGGCTTCGACTGGCTGGTGATCGACGGAGAGCACGCGCCCAACGATATCCGCTCGATCCGCGACCAGCTGATGGCGCTGGCGGCCTCGCCCAGCCATCCGGTGGTGCGGGTGCCGGTAGGGGAGACCTGGATGATCAAGCAGGTGCTGGATGCCGGCGCGCAGACCGTGCTGGTGCCGATTGTCGAAAGCGCCGAACAGGCCCGCGAGCTGGTCCGCGCCTGCCACTACCCGCCCAAGGGCGTGCGGGGCGTCGGCGCCACAGCGGCGCGCGCCACCATGTTCGGCTCGGTTCCCGAGTACATCCAGACCGCCGATCAGGAGGTCTGCCTGCTGGTGCAGGTGGAAAACCGCGCCGGAATGGCCGCCCTGGACGATATCCTTCAGGTCGAGGGCATCGACGGCGTCTTCATCGGCCCCGCGGATCTGTCGACCGACATGGGCCACCAGGGCAACTCCGCCCACCCGGAGGTGCGCGAAGCAATCGCCGATGCCATCCGCCGCATCAAGGCCGCAGGCATCGCCCCCGGCATCCTCGGCACCACGGATGAGGCCACCCAGGCCTACGCCGGTATGGGCGCGCAGTTCCTGGCGGTCGGCATCGACGTGATGGTGCTGGCCAGGAACGCCCGCGATCTCGCTGCCAAGTGGAAGGCAGACTAG
- the hpaH gene encoding 2-oxo-hept-4-ene-1,7-dioate hydratase, whose product MTPKEHQDAADRLFKAEQTGQQCGLLSLAYPGMTLDDAYAVQQALIRQKLASGRSKIGWKIGLTSRAMQQALNITTPDSGVLLDDMAFENGATVPAGRFIQPRVEAEIAFIMKSPLAGAECTREDVLAATDYVAPSLEILDTRILRADPATGQARIITDTISDNAANAGVVLGAERHAVDACDLRWTGAIAARNGTVEETGLGAGVLNDPVTSVLWLARRMAEYGQQIEAGDIVLSGSFIRPIECPPGTEIAADFGPFGSVSIHFA is encoded by the coding sequence ATGACCCCGAAGGAGCACCAGGACGCCGCGGACCGTCTGTTCAAAGCCGAGCAAACCGGCCAGCAATGCGGCCTGCTCTCCCTGGCCTATCCCGGCATGACGCTGGACGATGCCTATGCGGTTCAACAGGCTCTGATAAGGCAAAAACTGGCGTCCGGGCGCAGCAAGATCGGCTGGAAAATCGGCCTCACCAGCCGCGCCATGCAGCAGGCGCTGAACATCACCACCCCCGACAGCGGCGTGCTGCTGGATGACATGGCGTTCGAAAACGGCGCCACGGTCCCTGCTGGCCGCTTCATCCAGCCGCGGGTGGAGGCGGAGATCGCATTCATCATGAAATCCCCCCTCGCAGGCGCCGAATGCACCCGCGAAGACGTGCTGGCCGCAACGGATTATGTGGCGCCCTCGCTGGAGATCCTCGACACCCGCATCCTGCGTGCCGACCCGGCAACCGGACAGGCCCGCATCATCACCGACACCATCAGCGACAACGCCGCCAATGCAGGCGTGGTGCTGGGGGCGGAGCGCCACGCCGTGGACGCCTGCGACCTGCGCTGGACCGGTGCCATCGCCGCCCGCAACGGCACGGTGGAGGAAACCGGCCTCGGCGCGGGCGTCCTGAACGATCCCGTCACCTCGGTCCTCTGGCTGGCCCGCCGGATGGCTGAATATGGACAACAGATCGAGGCCGGGGATATCGTGCTCTCGGGCTCTTTCATCCGCCCCATCGAATGCCCGCCGGGCACGGAGATCGCCGCCGACTTCGGCCCCTTCGGTTCCGTATCCATCCATTTCGCCTGA
- a CDS encoding fumarylacetoacetate hydrolase family protein, which translates to MRFATYSAGGETFYGAVTDAGMIALSPQFPHWPTLREVIAADGLPALAEAAGGKPVTHTDFTYEIPIPNPEKIICVGVNFPDRNAEYKDGSAQPKHMSLFPRFPRSFTGAERPLIRPPENHTLDYEGEVAVVIGKPGRRIKPEDAYDHIAALTLANEGTIRDWVRHAKFNVTQGKNWDNSGAIGPWLVPFTDAAQLDKARILTRVNGEVRQDDTLSRMMFPIREEIAYISTFTTLQPGDVIITGTPTGAGARFDPPKYLAPGDVVEVEVEGIGILRNTVEDEI; encoded by the coding sequence ATGCGCTTTGCCACCTACTCCGCCGGCGGCGAAACCTTCTATGGCGCGGTGACGGATGCGGGCATGATCGCCCTGTCGCCGCAGTTCCCGCACTGGCCCACCCTGCGGGAGGTGATCGCGGCAGACGGCCTGCCCGCACTGGCAGAGGCCGCCGGGGGCAAGCCCGTCACCCACACGGATTTCACCTATGAAATCCCGATCCCCAACCCGGAAAAGATTATCTGCGTCGGCGTCAACTTCCCGGACCGCAACGCGGAGTACAAGGACGGCTCTGCCCAGCCCAAGCATATGTCCCTGTTTCCCCGCTTCCCGCGCTCCTTCACCGGGGCAGAGCGCCCGCTGATCCGCCCGCCGGAAAACCACACGCTGGATTACGAGGGCGAAGTCGCCGTGGTGATCGGCAAACCGGGCCGCCGCATCAAACCGGAGGACGCCTACGACCACATCGCGGCGCTGACGCTGGCGAACGAGGGCACCATCCGTGACTGGGTCCGCCACGCCAAGTTCAACGTGACACAGGGCAAGAACTGGGACAATTCCGGCGCGATCGGTCCCTGGCTGGTGCCCTTTACCGACGCCGCCCAGCTGGATAAGGCCCGCATCCTCACCCGCGTGAACGGAGAGGTCCGCCAGGATGACACCCTCAGCCGGATGATGTTCCCGATCCGCGAGGAGATTGCCTATATCTCCACCTTCACCACCCTGCAGCCCGGCGACGTGATCATCACCGGCACCCCCACCGGCGCAGGCGCGCGGTTTGATCCGCCGAAATACCTGGCCCCCGGCGATGTGGTCGAGGTTGAGGTGGAGGGCATCGGCATCCTGCGCAACACGGTTGAGGATGAGATATGA
- a CDS encoding pyridoxal phosphate-dependent decarboxylase family protein: MNWDEFSEWGRRVADWTQDYHLTVGDRPVRARTKPGEVLNALPQTPPEAGEGMEAIFRDFEDIVMPGITHWQHPRFFAYFTSNAAAPSVLAEFLASAIAPQCMLWQTSPAATEMETRMMDWLRQALDLPDQFQGVIQDSASSATLAAVLTMREKALNWQGNQQGLFAQKPLRIYCSSEVHTSIDRAIWVAGIGQQNLIRIPIKGGWRGMDPGALEAAIQADLAAGHQPAGVILCVGGTGVGATDPVDQVLDVAEKYGLYTHVDAAWAGSAMICPEYRHYWPGVERADSIVFNPHKWLGVQFDCSAHFLKNPDDLVKTLAISPEYLKTHGHDGIINYSEWSVPLGRRFRALKIWFLIRTYGLEGLRQRLRNHITWSNRLHDKLKSEPDFEITTPPMWSLWSFRYAPEGAADLDDLNLRLVNAINDDGRIYLTQTRLDGQLVIRFQAGQFETTEADVMTAFDVITEIARSLT, translated from the coding sequence ATGAATTGGGATGAATTCTCCGAATGGGGCCGCCGGGTCGCGGACTGGACGCAGGACTATCACCTGACCGTCGGCGACCGCCCGGTGCGCGCCAGGACCAAGCCCGGCGAAGTGCTGAACGCCCTGCCCCAAACCCCGCCTGAGGCCGGCGAGGGGATGGAGGCGATCTTCCGGGATTTCGAAGACATCGTGATGCCCGGCATCACCCATTGGCAGCACCCGCGTTTCTTTGCCTATTTCACCTCCAACGCCGCCGCGCCCTCGGTGCTGGCGGAATTCCTCGCCTCCGCCATCGCGCCGCAGTGCATGCTCTGGCAGACCTCGCCCGCGGCGACGGAGATGGAGACGCGGATGATGGACTGGCTGCGCCAGGCGCTGGACCTGCCGGACCAGTTCCAGGGCGTCATTCAGGACTCAGCCTCCTCCGCCACCCTCGCCGCCGTGCTGACCATGCGGGAAAAGGCGCTGAACTGGCAGGGCAACCAGCAGGGCCTGTTCGCCCAAAAGCCACTCCGGATTTACTGTTCATCTGAAGTCCACACCTCCATCGACCGCGCCATCTGGGTCGCGGGCATCGGCCAACAGAACCTGATCCGCATCCCCATCAAGGGCGGCTGGCGCGGCATGGACCCCGGCGCGCTGGAGGCGGCAATCCAGGCCGACCTCGCCGCGGGCCATCAGCCCGCGGGCGTCATTCTCTGCGTCGGCGGCACCGGCGTTGGCGCCACCGACCCCGTCGATCAAGTGCTGGACGTGGCAGAAAAATACGGCCTCTACACCCATGTCGACGCGGCCTGGGCCGGCTCTGCGATGATCTGCCCGGAATACCGCCACTACTGGCCGGGCGTGGAGCGCGCCGACAGCATCGTCTTCAACCCGCACAAATGGCTGGGCGTGCAGTTCGACTGCTCCGCCCATTTCCTGAAGAACCCGGACGATCTGGTCAAAACCCTCGCCATCAGCCCGGAATACCTCAAAACCCACGGCCATGACGGCATCATCAACTATTCCGAATGGTCTGTGCCACTGGGCCGCCGCTTCCGCGCGCTGAAAATCTGGTTCCTGATCCGCACCTACGGGCTGGAGGGCCTGCGCCAGCGGCTGCGCAATCACATCACCTGGTCCAACCGGCTGCACGACAAGCTCAAGTCAGAGCCTGATTTCGAGATCACCACCCCGCCGATGTGGTCGCTCTGGTCCTTCCGCTATGCGCCCGAGGGTGCCGCGGATCTGGATGATCTGAACCTGAGGCTGGTCAACGCCATCAACGATGACGGCCGCATCTACCTGACCCAGACCCGCCTCGACGGCCAGCTGGTGATCCGCTTCCAGGCGGGCCAGTTCGAGACCACCGAAGCCGACGTCATGACGGCCTTCGATGTCATCACCGAGATCGCAAGGAGCCTGACCTGA
- the hpaD gene encoding 3,4-dihydroxyphenylacetate 2,3-dioxygenase, which translates to MPVPAPNLYPPFNIVRLSHVEYAVTDLAASRAFYVDTLGLQVTHEDDSRIYLRAMEERGHHCIVLVQADTASVGVLGFKLYDEPDLDKAAEFFASKGLPVEWIERPHMGKTLRTRDPWGIPLEFYVKMDRLAPIHQKYRLYNGVKPLRIDHFNMFSADVDASVAFYNEMGFRVTEFTEDEDSGKIWAAWMHRKGGVHDVAFTNGLGPRLHHTAFWVPNPLNIIDLLDLMSTTGYVSNIERGPGRHGISNAFFLYVRDPDGHRIEIYCSDYQTVDPDLEPIKWSLTDPQRQTLWGAPAPRSWFEEGSVFTGTTPKPSALNAQPIIAP; encoded by the coding sequence ATGCCCGTTCCCGCCCCGAACCTCTACCCGCCCTTCAACATCGTGCGGCTCAGCCATGTGGAATACGCCGTCACCGACCTCGCCGCCTCCCGCGCGTTCTACGTGGACACGCTCGGCCTGCAGGTGACGCATGAGGATGACAGCCGCATCTACCTGCGCGCGATGGAAGAACGCGGCCACCATTGCATCGTGCTGGTTCAGGCGGACACGGCTTCCGTCGGCGTGCTCGGCTTCAAGCTCTACGATGAGCCGGACCTGGACAAGGCGGCGGAGTTCTTTGCCTCCAAAGGGCTGCCGGTGGAATGGATCGAACGTCCCCATATGGGCAAAACCCTGCGCACCCGCGACCCCTGGGGCATCCCGCTGGAATTCTACGTCAAAATGGACCGGCTGGCGCCGATCCACCAGAAATACAGGCTCTATAACGGGGTAAAACCGCTGCGCATCGACCATTTCAACATGTTCAGCGCCGATGTGGATGCTTCTGTTGCCTTCTACAACGAGATGGGCTTCCGCGTGACTGAGTTCACCGAGGATGAAGACAGCGGCAAGATCTGGGCCGCCTGGATGCACCGCAAGGGCGGCGTGCACGATGTGGCCTTCACCAACGGCCTTGGCCCCCGCCTGCACCACACTGCCTTCTGGGTTCCGAACCCGCTCAACATCATCGACCTGCTCGATCTGATGTCGACCACCGGCTACGTCAGCAACATCGAACGCGGCCCCGGCCGCCACGGCATCTCCAACGCCTTCTTCCTGTACGTGCGCGACCCGGACGGCCACCGGATCGAGATCTACTGCTCCGACTACCAGACCGTCGACCCGGATCTGGAGCCGATCAAATGGTCGCTCACCGACCCGCAGCGCCAGACCCTCTGGGGTGCCCCGGCTCCGCGCAGCTGGTTCGAGGAAGGCTCCGTCTTCACAGGCACCACCCCAAAGCCCAGCGCCTTGAACGCGCAGCCGATTATTGCACCCTGA
- the hpaE gene encoding 5-carboxymethyl-2-hydroxymuconate semialdehyde dehydrogenase → MSDLATNTATLNRHLARFRTDGILNLINGETRPAASGATFETLSPVDESVICPVAKGGAEDISAAAQAAKAAFPAWRDMPALERKKILHRIADLIAERAEEIALCECWDTGQALRFMSKAALRGAENFRFFADKATAARDGQQLQSPTLMNVTTRVPIGPVGVITPWNTPFMLSTWKIAPALAAGCTVVHKPAEFSPLTARILAEIAHEAGLPPGVWNLVNGFGEDAGKALTEHPDIKAIAFVGESKTGSMIMKQGADTLKRVHFELGGKNPVVVFDDADLDRALDAAIFMIYSLNGERCTSSSRLLMQDSIAEAFEAELIERVNSIRVGHPLDPATEVGPLIHKVHFDKVTSYFETAKQDGATIAAGGTRAGGKGWFVRPTLFTNASNDMTIAQEEIFGPVLTAIRFKDEEEALTLANDTQYGLTAYVWTNDLTRALRFTNALEAGMIWVNSENVRHLPTPFGGVKASGIGRDGGDWSFEFYMEQKHIGFATGRHKIPRLGA, encoded by the coding sequence ATGAGCGATCTGGCCACCAACACCGCAACGCTGAACCGCCATCTGGCCCGCTTCCGCACCGACGGCATACTGAACCTGATCAACGGCGAAACCCGCCCCGCCGCCTCCGGCGCCACGTTCGAAACACTCTCGCCGGTGGATGAAAGCGTGATCTGCCCGGTCGCCAAGGGCGGCGCCGAGGACATCAGCGCCGCCGCCCAGGCCGCCAAGGCGGCCTTCCCCGCCTGGCGCGACATGCCGGCGCTGGAGCGCAAGAAGATCCTGCACCGCATCGCTGATCTGATCGCCGAACGCGCCGAGGAAATCGCGCTCTGCGAATGCTGGGACACCGGGCAGGCCCTGCGCTTCATGTCCAAGGCCGCCCTGCGCGGCGCCGAAAACTTCCGCTTCTTTGCCGACAAGGCCACCGCTGCCCGCGACGGCCAGCAGCTTCAATCGCCGACGCTGATGAACGTGACCACCCGCGTGCCGATCGGCCCGGTCGGCGTCATCACCCCCTGGAACACGCCCTTCATGCTGTCCACATGGAAGATCGCCCCTGCGCTGGCGGCGGGCTGCACTGTGGTCCACAAACCGGCCGAATTCTCCCCCCTCACCGCCCGCATCCTGGCCGAAATCGCCCATGAAGCCGGCCTTCCGCCGGGCGTCTGGAACCTTGTGAACGGCTTTGGCGAGGATGCGGGCAAGGCGCTCACCGAACACCCGGACATCAAGGCCATCGCCTTTGTCGGCGAGTCCAAGACCGGCTCGATGATCATGAAACAGGGCGCAGATACCCTGAAGCGGGTGCATTTCGAACTGGGCGGCAAGAACCCGGTCGTGGTCTTCGACGACGCCGACCTCGACCGCGCGCTCGATGCGGCGATCTTTATGATCTACTCGCTCAATGGCGAGCGCTGCACCTCCTCCTCGCGCCTGCTGATGCAGGACAGCATCGCAGAGGCGTTCGAGGCCGAGCTGATCGAGCGCGTCAACAGCATCCGTGTCGGCCACCCGCTGGACCCCGCGACCGAGGTCGGCCCGCTGATCCACAAGGTGCATTTCGACAAGGTCACCTCCTACTTCGAGACCGCCAAGCAGGACGGCGCCACCATCGCCGCCGGCGGCACCCGCGCGGGCGGCAAGGGCTGGTTCGTTCGCCCCACCCTGTTCACCAATGCCAGCAACGATATGACCATCGCGCAGGAGGAAATCTTCGGCCCGGTCCTCACCGCGATCCGCTTCAAGGACGAGGAGGAGGCCCTGACATTGGCCAATGACACGCAGTACGGCCTCACGGCTTATGTCTGGACCAATGACCTCACCCGCGCCTTGCGCTTCACAAACGCGCTGGAGGCCGGGATGATCTGGGTGAACTCCGAAAACGTCCGCCACCTGCCCACGCCCTTTGGCGGGGTCAAGGCCAGCGGTATCGGCCGCGACGGCGGCGATTGGTCGTTCGAGTTCTACATGGAGCAGAAACACATCGGCTTTGCCACCGGCCGCCACAAGATCCCGCGCCTCGGCGCCTGA
- a CDS encoding 5-carboxymethyl-2-hydroxymuconate Delta-isomerase: protein MPHIMLDYSANMEDRTDIAALCRHLRQAAAETGVFPLAGIRVRAFAASHASIADGDPQHGYIDISIRLRAGRDLDTRKRAAQAVFAAAQSFLEPALQQHSIALSLEMRDIDPELSPKCGTIRDHMQKADPS from the coding sequence ATGCCGCACATCATGCTGGACTACTCCGCCAACATGGAGGACCGCACCGACATTGCCGCGCTCTGCCGCCATCTGCGCCAGGCGGCAGCGGAAACCGGCGTGTTCCCGTTGGCCGGGATCCGGGTGCGCGCCTTTGCGGCCAGCCATGCCTCCATTGCCGATGGCGATCCGCAGCACGGCTATATCGACATCTCCATCCGGCTGCGCGCCGGGCGCGATCTGGACACCCGCAAGCGCGCCGCCCAGGCCGTGTTCGCGGCAGCACAGTCCTTTCTGGAACCAGCCTTGCAGCAGCACTCCATCGCGCTGTCGCTGGAGATGCGCGACATCGACCCGGAGCTTTCCCCGAAATGCGGCACCATCCGCGACCACATGCAAAAGGCGGACCCGTCATGA
- the hpaR gene encoding homoprotocatechuate degradation operon regulator HpaR, with protein sequence MTKMMPATDRSLPIALLRARERVMGPIRALLSGAGLTEQQWRVLRVVQEDGPIDPTQIADKACLLLPSLTRILQKLEEKQLISRARDKEDRRRQVVRIAPAGEKVIADNIEASLELMNRTRARMGPERYEALLDLLNELDQIDLTE encoded by the coding sequence ATGACCAAGATGATGCCGGCCACCGACCGTTCGCTGCCAATTGCTCTGCTCCGGGCGCGGGAACGTGTGATGGGTCCGATCCGGGCGCTGCTGAGCGGCGCGGGTCTGACCGAGCAGCAGTGGCGGGTGCTGCGGGTGGTGCAGGAAGACGGGCCGATCGACCCGACCCAGATCGCTGACAAGGCCTGCCTGCTGCTGCCAAGCCTGACGCGGATCCTGCAGAAGCTGGAGGAGAAGCAGCTGATCAGCCGCGCGCGCGACAAGGAGGACCGCCGCCGCCAGGTGGTGCGGATCGCGCCTGCGGGCGAGAAGGTCATCGCCGACAACATCGAGGCGAGTCTGGAGCTGATGAACCGGACCCGGGCCAGGATGGGGCCTGAACGCTATGAGGCGCTTTTGGATCTGCTGAACGAACTGGACCAGATTGATCTGACGGAGTGA
- a CDS encoding sarcosine oxidase subunit beta family protein — protein sequence MRYSGLKVIKEALTGHKGWRPAWRDPEPKKSYDVVIIGGGGHGLATAYYLAKNHGVTNVAVIEKGWIGGGNVGRNTTIIRSNYLLDGNEPFYELSLKLWEGLEQDFNYNAMVSQRGILNLVHTDAQRDAARRRGNAMILNGSDAELLDAEGVRAMYPFLNFNDARFPIKGGLLHRRGGTVRHDAVAWGYARGADLRGVDIIQNCEVTGFRIENGKCLGVETSKGFIGANKVASCVAGSSSRVMEKAGMRLPIESHVLQAFVSEGLKPVLDGVVTFGAGHFYVSQSDKGGLVFGGDLDMYNSYAQRGNLPVVEDVMEGGMALMPMLGRVRMLRSWGGIMDMSMDGSPFIDKTHIDGLYFNGGWCYGGFKATPASGWCYAHLLATDTPHKVAAAYRLDRFRRGCMIDEKGQGAQPNLH from the coding sequence ATGCGGTACTCCGGCCTGAAAGTGATCAAGGAGGCCCTGACGGGCCACAAGGGATGGCGCCCCGCCTGGCGCGATCCGGAACCCAAGAAAAGCTACGATGTGGTGATCATCGGCGGCGGCGGGCACGGGCTGGCGACGGCCTATTACCTGGCCAAGAACCATGGGGTAACCAATGTCGCGGTGATTGAGAAGGGCTGGATCGGCGGCGGCAACGTGGGCCGCAACACCACCATCATCCGCTCCAACTACCTGCTGGATGGCAACGAGCCGTTTTATGAGCTGTCGCTGAAACTGTGGGAAGGGCTGGAGCAGGACTTCAACTACAACGCCATGGTGAGCCAGCGCGGCATTCTGAACCTGGTGCATACGGACGCGCAGCGTGATGCGGCGCGGCGCCGGGGCAATGCGATGATCTTGAACGGCTCGGACGCCGAGCTGCTGGATGCCGAGGGCGTGCGGGCGATGTACCCCTTCCTGAACTTCAACGACGCGCGGTTTCCCATCAAGGGCGGACTGCTGCACCGCCGCGGCGGCACCGTGCGCCATGACGCGGTGGCCTGGGGCTATGCCCGCGGTGCCGACCTGCGGGGCGTGGACATCATCCAGAACTGCGAAGTCACCGGCTTCCGGATCGAGAACGGCAAATGCCTGGGCGTGGAGACCAGCAAGGGCTTTATCGGTGCGAACAAGGTGGCGAGCTGCGTTGCCGGATCGTCGAGCCGGGTGATGGAGAAGGCGGGGATGCGCCTGCCGATCGAAAGCCATGTGCTGCAGGCCTTTGTCTCCGAGGGGCTGAAGCCGGTGCTGGACGGTGTCGTCACCTTCGGCGCGGGCCACTTCTATGTCAGCCAGTCGGACAAGGGCGGCCTGGTCTTCGGCGGCGACCTGGACATGTACAATTCCTATGCGCAGCGCGGCAACCTGCCGGTGGTCGAGGACGTGATGGAAGGCGGCATGGCGCTGATGCCGATGCTGGGCCGGGTGCGGATGCTGCGCAGCTGGGGCGGCATCATGGACATGTCGATGGACGGCTCGCCCTTCATCGACAAGACCCATATCGACGGCCTCTATTTCAACGGCGGCTGGTGCTACGGCGGGTTCAAGGCAACCCCGGCCTCGGGCTGGTGCTATGCGCATCTGCTGGCGACGGACACGCCGCACAAGGTGGCCGCGGCCTACCGGCTCGACCGGTTCCGGCGCGGCTGCATGATCGACGAAAAGGGCCAGGGCGCCCAGCCGAACCTGCACTGA
- a CDS encoding sarcosine oxidase subunit delta: MIINHPILGPRDAQEFTYLGDASLIDRPDWQAEDAADQFHDYLYLRDNPAGEHRELWFHEQGDRSWLVVTRNTVTHEILTVELARDVARARGRSK, translated from the coding sequence ATGATTATCAACCATCCGATCCTCGGGCCGCGGGATGCGCAGGAGTTCACCTATCTGGGGGACGCCAGCCTGATCGACCGGCCGGACTGGCAGGCCGAAGACGCGGCGGATCAGTTTCACGATTACCTGTATCTGCGCGACAACCCGGCGGGCGAGCACCGCGAATTGTGGTTCCATGAGCAGGGCGACCGCTCCTGGCTGGTGGTGACCCGCAACACCGTGACCCATGAAATCCTGACTGTCGAACTGGCCCGCGATGTGGCCCGGGCAAGGGGGCGCAGCAAATGA